The proteins below come from a single Aegilops tauschii subsp. strangulata cultivar AL8/78 chromosome 6, Aet v6.0, whole genome shotgun sequence genomic window:
- the LOC109779876 gene encoding putative ripening-related protein 6, with translation MASTTKAVVIFGILVFLQVWCAAGDVYNIPALMSVNGFEQGEEGGPAKCDGQYHSDSLLLVAMTSAWYGPGFRCGLVISIKSAGGITVKAMVVDECDTDNGCGTTEISTSAAVWHALGLDTSVGEVAVTWSDV, from the coding sequence ATGGCGAGCACTACCAAGGCCGTGGTGATTTTTGGCATTCTTGTTTTCCTGCAGGTGTGGTGCGCCGCGGGGGATGTCTACAACATCCCAGCATTGATGTCAGTGAACGGGTTCGAGCAAGGAGAGGAGGGAGGGCCGGCGAAGTGCGACGGCCAGTACCACAGCGACAGCCTCTTGCTGGTGGCGATGACTTCGGCGTGGTACGGGCCCGGCTTCCGGTGCGGCTTGGTGATCAGCATCAAAAGCGCTGGCGGGATCACCGTGAAGGCCATGGTCGTCGACGAATGCGACACGGACAACGGCTGCGGCACCACCGAGATCAGCACGTCAGCCGCCGTGTGGCATGCCTTGGGGCTTGACACCAGCGTCGGCGAGGTGGCCGTCACCTGGTCGGATGTCTAA
- the LOC141026239 gene encoding putative ripening-related protein 6, which translates to MGNNTKVMATFGVLVFLQAVSCAMAWHHADPRTSLAGVQAGMMMMNGYEEGDEGGGPTACGGIYHGDGDFLMTLPAELYAGGALCHRFMNMVVKKLHVDVGAICYRFRQTKFRMILSSELLLIRAN; encoded by the coding sequence ATGGGGAACAACACCAAGGTCATGGCAACCTttggtgttcttgtgttcttgcaGGCCGTATCGTGCGCCATGGCCTGGCACCACGCTGATCCAAGGACGTCCCTCGCCGGCGTCCAGGCAGGAATGATGATGATGAACGGGTATGAAGAAGGAGATGAAGGCGGCGGGCCGACGGCGTGCGGCGGCATATACCACGGCGACGGAGATTTCCTAATGACGCTGCCTGCGGAGTTGTACGCGGGCGGGGCCCTGTGCCACAGATTTATGAACATGGTTGTCAAGAAAttacatgttgatgttggtgcCATATGTTACAGATTCAGGCAAACTAAATTCCGCATGATTCTATCGAGTGAATTGCTATTGATTCGGGCTAACTAA
- the LOC109779875 gene encoding putative ripening-related protein 6: protein MASTSEVVAIFAILVFLQVWSAAGQVYNVPAVMSLNGFEQGEEGGPAKCDGQYHSDDLYLVAMTSVWYGPGLRCGKMISIKSSGGSSLQAMVVDECDSDNGCGATEISTSAAVWKFFGLDTSVGEVAVTWSDV, encoded by the coding sequence ATGGCGAGCACTAGCGAGGTCGTGGCGATTTTTGCCATTCTGGTTTTCCTGCAGGTGTGGAGCGCCGCCGGGCAAGTCTACAACGTCCCAGCTGTGATGTCGCTGAACGGCTTCGAGCAAGGAGAGGAGGGCGGGCCGGCGAAGTGCGACGGCCAGTACCACAGCGACGACCTCTACCTGGTGGCGATGACCTCAGTGTGGTATGGGCCAGGTCTCCGGTGTGGCAAGATGATCAGCATCAAGAGCTCTGGCGGGAGCAGCCTGCAGGCCATGGTGGTGGACGAGTGCGACTCGGACAACGGCTGCGGCGCTACCGAGATCAGCACGTCGGCCGCCGTGTGGAAGTTCTTTGGGCTTGACACCAGTGTCGGCGAGGTGGCCGTCACCTGGTCGGACGTCTAA
- the LOC109779874 gene encoding putative ripening-related protein 6 has protein sequence MGNTGKAVVVFSILVFLQIWCGAGQVHDIRAVMSVNGFQQGEEGGPATCDGQYHSDDLFLVSMASKWFGPGVRCGKMIRIVSLPGIVQAIVVDECADGCGDNEISTSAAVWKAMGLDPSMGEVPVLWSDV, from the coding sequence ATGGGGAACACCGGCAAGGCCGTGGTAGTTTTCAGCATTCTTGTTTTCCTGCAGATCTGGTGCGGCGCCGGGCAAGTCCATGACATCCGAGCGGTGATGTCGGTGAACGGATTCCAGCAAGGAGAGGAGGGCGGGCCGGCAACGTGCGACGGCCAGTACCACAGCGACGACCTTTTCCTGGTGTCAATGGCTTCGAAGTGGTTCGGACCTGGCGTCCGGTGTGGCAAGATGATCCGCATCGTGAGCTTGCCCGGGATCGTGCAGGCCATTGTGGTGGACGAATGCGCGGACGGTTGCGGCGACAACGAGATCAGCACATCGGCCGCCGTGTGGAAGGCCATGGGGCTCGACCCCAGTATGGGCGAGGTGCCCGTTCTCTGGTCGGATGTCTAA
- the LOC109779873 gene encoding putative ripening-related protein 6: MASTSMAVVILGILVFLQVSGAAGWAMDQPAVMSLNGFQQGEEGGPAACDGQYHSDNLFLVALTSAWYENGARCGKLISVNSSNGRSHEARVVDECGTDNGCRTDEISTSVAVWEALGLDTSVGEVSVTWSDVIW; encoded by the coding sequence ATGGCGAGCACTAGCATGGCGGTGGTAATCCTTGGCATCCTTGTGTTCCTGCAGGTGTCCGGCGCGGCTGGGTGGGCCATGGACCAGCCGGCGGTGATGTCATTGAACGGCTTCCAGCAAGGAGAAGAGGGCGGGCCAGCGGCGTGCGACGGCCAGTATCACAGCGACAACCTCTTCCTGGTGGCGCTGACCTCGGCGTGGTATGAGAACGGCGCCCGGTGCGGGAAGCTGATCAGCGTCAATAGCTCGAACGGGCGATCCCATGAGGCTAGGGTTGTGGACGAGTGCGGCACCGATAACGGCTGCCGCACCGATGAGATCAGCACGTCCGTGGCTGTGTGGGAGGCACTTGGGCTCGATACCAGCGTCGGCGAGGTATCCGTCACCTGGTCGGACGTAATCTGGTAA